A stretch of the Lolium perenne isolate Kyuss_39 chromosome 3, Kyuss_2.0, whole genome shotgun sequence genome encodes the following:
- the LOC127344980 gene encoding structural maintenance of chromosomes protein 2-1, which yields MHIKEVCLEGFKSYAGRTVVPGFDPLFNAITGLNGSGKSNILDSICFVLGITDLRQVRAASLQELVYKQGQAGVTKATVSIVFDNSDRARSPLGYEDSAEITVTRQIVVGGRNKYLINGHLAQPSRVQTLFHSVQLNVNNPHFLIMQGRITKVLNMKPPEILSMLEEAAGTRMYEMKKESALKTLEKKQNKVEEINKLLDDEILPALEKLRKERCQYMKWANGNTELDRLKRFCIAYEFVQAEKVRESALSGVNQIRAKIVELDESTEKLNGEIHEMDKNIATLAAEKEAKLGGEMKVLSEKVDKIQHALIKETSLMNNEEETLRSEEKAADKILKSIEDIKRSIVERDAAVKKAEDGASDMSKRAEDLTKELDESEKEYQGVLAGKSSANEKKCLEDQLRDAKAAVGEAESGLKQLKTKISHSEKELKEKKTQMKSKRDEATAAEKELKARTKDLEAIKASMGSINYEEGQMEALQKDRSSEVEVVQKLNDKVRALTGELGNVHFSYRDPVKNFDRSKVKGVVARLIKIKDSSTATALEVAAGGRLYNVVVDSETTGKQLLQNGDLRRRVTIIPLNKIHTGTIPDRVQQAARRMVGAENVTLALELVGYDGEVKNAMAYVFGSTFVCRNMEAAKEIAFNRDVGSTSVTLEGDIFQPSGLLTGGSRRGGGDLLRKLHELAKAEADLSDHKDRLSIIEQKIAALLPLHKKYAELKSQFELKSYDLSLFQNRVEQNEHHKLGELVKKLEQELEESKNELTDKQVQYKKCVSTVSELEKTIKTYGSEREGRLKALEMKIKSLKSEMQSMSKQLKAHQSERERLIMEKDAVANELALLEEQLITSKAQITALSETWGTYQSKVASTKLDLDQAESELNIGRSKLKECDTQINSLSKEQQKLQQLLSDSNVERKKMENEVKRMEIEQKDCSSRVDKLMEKYTWIATEKQLFGRSGTDYDFASCEPHKAREELENLQAQQSGLEKRVNKKVMAMFEKAEDEYNDLISKKNIIENDKAKINKVIEELDEKKKETLKVTWLKVNKDFGSIFSTLLPGTMAKLDPPEGGTFLDGLEVRVAFGTVWKQSLSELSGGQRSLLALSLILALLLFKPAPLYILDEVDAALDLSHTQNIGRMIKAHFPQSQFIVVSLKEGMFNNANVIFRTKFVDGVSTVTRTVHSNKK from the exons ATGCACATCAAGGAGGTGTGCCTGGAGGGGTTCAAGTCGTACGCGGGGCGGACGGTGGTGCCGGGGTTCGACCCGCTGTTCAACGCCATCACCGGCCTCAACGGCTCCGGCAAATCCAACATCCTCGACTCCATCTGCTTCGTGCTCGGCATCACCGACCTCCGCCAGGTGCGCGCCGCCTCGCTCCAGGAGCTCGTCTACAAGCAGGGCCAGGCCGGGGTCACCAAGGCCACCGTCTCCATCGTCTTCGACAACTCCGACCGCGCCCGCTCCCCGCTCGGCTACGAGGACTCGGCCGAAATCACCGTCACCCGACAG ATTGTAGTTGGTGGACGGAACAAATACCTCATCAATGGCCATCTTGCACAACCTTCCCGGGTGCAGACTCTTTTCCACTCTGTGCAGCTTAATGTGAACAATCCTCATTTCCTAATTATGCAAGGACGCATTACGAAAGTGCTGAACATGAAGCCTCCAGAAATTCTTTCCATGTTGGAAGAGGCAGCAGGGACAAGGATGTATGAAATGAAGAAGGAATCTGCTCTTAAAACACTCGAGAAGAAGCAGAATAAAGTTGAAGAGATAAATAAACTCCTTGACGATGAAATCCTTCCTGCACTAGAGAAACTTAGAAAAGAGAGGTGCCAGTACATGAAATGGGCCAATGGTAATACTGAACTAGATCGACTCAAAAGATTCTGTATTGCTTACGAGTTTGTTCAAGCTGAGAAAGTGCGAGAGAGTGCACTCAGTGGTGTAAACCAAATCAGGGCAAAGATTGTTGAACTGGATGAAAGCACAGAGAAGCTAAACGGAGAGATACATGAAATGGACAAAAACATAGCTACCTTAGCTGCTGAAAAAGAAGCCAAACTAGGTGGTGAGATGAAGGTTTTGTCGGAGAAAGTAGATAAGATCCAACATGCACTTATTAAGGAAACTTCTCTGATGAATAATGAAGAGGAAACTCTAAGGTCAGAAGAAAAGGCTGCTGACAAG ATTCTCAAGAGCATTGAGGACATCAAGAGATCTATAGTTGAGAGAGATGCTGCTGTAAAAAAGGCAGAGGATGGTGCATCTGATATGAGTAAGAGAGCAGAGGATCTGACAAAGGAGTTAGATGAAAGTGAGAAAGAATATCAG GGTGTGCTAGCGGGAAAAAGCAGTGCAAATGAGAAGAAATGCCTAGAAGATCAACTTAGGGATGCAAAAGCTGCTGTTGGAGAGGCAGAATCTGGACTAAAGCAGCTGAAGACAAAAATAAGCCATTCTGAGAAGGAGCTGAAAGAGAAGAAAACTCAGATGAAATCCAAGCGTGATGAAGCTACTGCAGCtgagaaagagctgaaagctaggaCAAAAGACTTGGAAGCTATCAAGGCATCCATGGGGTCTATAAATTATGAAGAGGGCCAGATGGAAGCTCTGCAAAAG GATCGATCGTCAGAGGTAGAGGTGGTTCAGAAATTGAATGACAAAGTTCGTGCGCTTACTGGTGAGCTGGGAAATGTCCACTTCAGCTATAGAGACCCTGTTAAGAACTTTGATAGATCAAAAGTGAAAGGAGTAGTTGCACGGCTTATAAAGATAAAGGATAGCTCAACAGCAACGGCATTGGAG GTTGCTGCTGGAGGAAGGCTATATAATGTGGTTGTTGACTCAGAAACCACTGGAAAGCAGCTCCTACAAAATGGTGATCTCAGAAGAAGGGTAACCATTATACCGTTGAATAAAATACACACAGGTACTATACCTGATAGAGTCCAGCAGGCAGCTCGTAGAATG GTTGGAGCCGAAAATGTAACATTAGCTCTAGAACTGGTTGGCTATGACGGAGAAGTAAAG AATGCTATGGCTTACGTCTTTGGTTCGACATTTGTGTGTCGAAATATGGAGGCGGCAAAGGAG ATTGCCTTTAATAGGGATGTCGGCAGTACTAGTGTGACACTTGAAGGTGACATTTTTCAGCCTAGTGGTCTATTGACTGGAGGTAGTCGCAG AGGTGGTGGAGACTTACTAAGGAAACTCCATGAATTAGCTAAAGCTGAGGCTGATCTCTCTGACCATAAGGACAGGCTCTCCATTATTGAACAGAAG ATCGCTGCGCTTCTGCCTCTGCATAAGAAGTACGCCGAGTTGAAATCTCAGTTTGAGCTCAAATCATATGATCTGTCATTATTTCAGAACAGAGTTGAGCAAAATGAACATCACAAG TTAGGTGAACTTGTAAAGAAACTCGAGCAAGAGCTCGAGGAATCAAAGAATGAGTTAACCGATAAGCAAGTGCAGTATAAAAAATGTGTCTCCACTGTTTCTGAGTTAGAAAAGACGATTAAGACTTACGGCTCTGAACGTGAAGGTCGGCTCAAAGCTCTAGAAATGAAGATCAAGTCATTGAAATCAGAAATGCAGTCCATGTCGAAGCAGTTAAAG GCTCATCAAAGTGAGAGGGAAAGACTGATTATGGAGAAAGATGCAGTTGCTAATGAGCTTGCTCTGCTTGAAGAGCAATTAATAACTTCAAAAGCTCAGATTACTGCTCTGTCGGAAACCTGGGGCACATATCAGAGCAAG GTTGCTTCCACAAAGCTAGATTTGGATCAAGCTGAATCTGAGCTCAATATTGGCCGTTCCAAACTGAAGGAATGCGACACACAAATAAACTCCCTGTCCAAGGAGCAGCAAAAACTTCAGCAGCTACTTAGTGATTCAAATGTTGAAAGGAAGAAAATGGAAAACGAG GTTAAGAGGATGGAGATAGAGCAGAAGGATTGCTCTTCAAGGGTTGATAAGCTAATGGAGAAGTACACTTGGATTGCAACTGAGAAACAGTTGTTTGGAAGAAGTGGTACGGATTATGACTTCGCCTCGTGTGAGCCACACAAAGCACGGGAAGAACTTGAAAATCTTCAAGCTCAACAATCAGG TCTTGAGAAGAGGGTTAATAAGAAAGTCATGGCAATGTTTGAGAAGGCAGAGGATGAATACAATGATTTGATATCGAAGAAAAATATCATCGAG AATGACAAGGCGAAAATCAACAAAGTGATAGAAGAGTTGgatgagaagaagaaagagacctTGAAAGTCACATGGCTCAAAGTTAACAA GGATTTTGGGTCTATATTCAGTACTCTTCTACCTGGTACAATGGCAAAACTTGATCCTCCTGAAGGTGGTACCTTCTTGGATGGCCTTGAAGTTCGTGTGGCATTTGGAACAGTTTGGAAGCAATCTTTATCTGAACTCAGTGGAGGACAGCGGTCCCTTCTTGCTCTTAGTCTTATCCTGGCTCTACTTCTTTTCAAACCTGCGCCGCTTTACATATTGGATGAG GTTGATGCTGCGCTTGATCTGAGCCACACCCAAAACATTGGTAGAATGATAAAGGCACATTTCCCGCAGTCCCAG TTCATTGTTGTGTCGCTAAAAGAGGGTATGTTCAACAATGCCAACGTGATATTCCGAACGAAATTTGTTGATGGGGTGTCCACTGTGACACGAACAGTCCATTCAAATAAGAAATGA
- the LOC127344979 gene encoding peptidyl serine alpha-galactosyltransferase, translated as MAGAIAGAVAATLLLLLLALASAGAAAGDGRRLHTLFSVECGDYFDWQAVGLLHSLRKAGQPGGVTRLLSCAADQLSSYRGLGIGHTLQVPSYSRHPRTGDWYPAINKPVGVVHWLEHSPEADNVDWVVILDADQIVRGPIIPWELGAEKGKPVAAYYGYLKGCDNILAQLHTAHPEFCDKVGGILVMHIDDLRALAPLWLSKTEEVRQDKSHWSTNITGDIYGMGWISEMYGYSFGAAEVGLRHKINDDIMIYPGYTPRIGIEPLILHYGLPFKVGNWSFSKLEHHEDGIVYDCNRLFPPPPFPREVEAMEPDQNVKRGLYLSIECMNTLNEGLLLHHTSVGCPKPQWSKYLSFLKSKRFSELTKPKYWSSPKVENKVTVQHVASPKSRHPKIHTLFSTECSSYFDWQTVGLMHSFRLSGQPGNITRLLSCTDEEVKNYKGHDLAPTHYVPSMNRNPLTGDWYPAINKPAAVLHWINHVQTDAEFIVILDADMIMRGPITPWEYGAKRGHPVSTPYDYLIGCDNILAKIHTRNPSACDKVGGVIIMHIDDLRRFAMLWLHKSEEVRADKEHYATNITGDVYASGWISEMYGYSFAAAELNLRHIIKSDILIYPGYVPLPGAKYKVFHYGLRFGVGDWSFDKADWRNTDMVNKCWAKFPEPPDPSSVTKDDKNARERDLLSIECGRALNKALYLHHKRRNCPRLSTTTGNISKKIEEVSTTNKLERVTQRSSTTTVGRNSETMDVTAQQAIESATGSRAHRPRRLARSSKIWIIAIWAISVLVFLLVISMFFSDRRRSVSRSRASRSQKAHI; from the exons ATGGCGGGGGCGATCGCCGGCGCGGTGGCGGCGACGCTCCTGCTGCTGTTGCTGGCCTTGGCATCGGCCGGGGCCGCCGCGGGGGACGGGCGGCGGCTGCACACACTCTTCTCGGTGGAGTGCGGCGACTACTTCGACTGGCAGGCTGTGGGGCTCCTCCACAGCCTGCGCAAGGCGGGGCAGCCCGGCGGCGTCACCCGCCTCCTCAGCTGCGCCGCTGACCAGCTCTCCTCCTACCGCGGCCTCGGCATCGGCCACACTCTCCAGGTCCCCTCCTACAGCCGCCACCCCCGCACCGGCGACTG GTACCCAGCCATCAATAAGCCTGTAGGGGTGGTACATTGGTTGGAGCATAGTCCTGAGGCGGACAATGTTGACTGGGTAGTAATCTTGGATGCAGACCAGATAGTGAGAGGTCCTATTATTCCTTGGGAACTCGGAgcagaaaaggggaagcctgttgcAGCTTATTACGG GTATTTGAAGGGTTGTGATAACATTCTTGCACAGTTGCACACTGCACATCCAGAATTTTGCGACAAAGTTGGCGGAATTCTGGTCATGCATATTGATGACTTAAGGGCTCTAGCCCCTCTGTGGCTTTCGAAGACTGAAGAAGTGAGGCAGGATAAGTCCCACTGGTCAACTAATATTACTGGTGATATATATGGCATGGGTTGGATCAGTGAGATGTATGGTTACTCATTCGGCGCTGCAGAA GTAGGTCTACGGCACAAGATAAATGATGACATAATGATCTACCCAGGTTATACTCCAAGAATTGGCATTGAGCCGCTTATCCTCCACTATGGTTTGCCATTTAAAGTTGGAAACTGGTCTTTCAGTAAGTTAGAACACCATGAGGATGGTATAGTTTATGATTGCAATCGCTTATTTCCTCCACCACCATTCCCTAGAGAG GTTGAGGCAATGGAACCGGACCAGAATGTGAAGCGGGGCTTATATCTAAGCATCGAGTGTATGAACACATTAAATGAAGGGCTTCTTTTGCATCACACATCTGTTGGGTGCCCGAAACCACAGTGGTCAAAGTATCTGAGCTTCCTTAAAAGCAAAAGGTTCTCAGAGCTTACAAAACCAAAGTACTGGAGCAGTCCAAAGGTTGAGAACAAAGTGACTGTCCAACATGTTGCATCGCCCAAAAGCAGACATCCAAAAATACACACCCTTTTCTCTACCGAGTGTTCGTCGTATTTTGACTGGCAGACTGTTGGGCTCATGCACAGTTTTCGTTTAAGCGGTCAGCCTGGTAATATTACACGCTTATTGAGTTGTACAGATGAGGAAGTGAAGAATTATAAGGGACATGACCTTGCTCCCACACATTATGTTCCATCTATGAATAGAAACCCATTGACAGGAGACTG GTACCCAGCAATCAATAAACCAGCAGCAGTTCTCCATTGGATTAACCATGTGCAGACTGATGCTGAGTTCATTGTTATCTTGGATGCTGATATGATCATGAGAGGACCCATCACTCCATGGGAGTATGGTGCAAAACGTGGTCATCCTGTTTCAACTCCCTACGA CTATCTGATTGGTTGTGACAATATACTTGCAAAGATACACACTCGCAATCCATCTGCATGTGACAAGGTTGGTGGTGTAATTATCATGCATATTGATGATCTCCGACGCTTTGCTATGTTGTGGCTACACAAATCGGAAGAGGTTCGTGCAGACAAAGAGCACTATGCGACAAACATTACTGGTGATGTATATGCATCTGGCTGGATAAGTGAGATGTACGGTTACTCTTTTGCAGCAGCTGAG CTTAACCTGCGGCACATCATAAAAAGTGACATATTGATATATCCAGGATATGTTCCTCTACCTGGAGCTAAATACAAGGTTTTCCATTATGGCCTGAGATTTGGTGTTGGTGATTGGAGCTTTGACAAGGCTGACTGGAGAAATACTGATATGGTAAACAAGTGTTGGGCCAAGTTCCCTGAACCACCTGATCCATCTTCTGTCACAAAAGATGATAAAAATGCACGGGAGAGGGATCTTCTCAGCATTGAATGTGGGAGGGCTTTGAACAAGGCTCTATACTTGCACCACAAACGCAGAAATTGCCCTCGGCTGAGCACCACTACAGGCAACATCTCCAAGAAAATCGAGGAAGTCTCAACCACCAATAAACTTGAAAGGGTTACACAACGGTCATCCACGACTACAGTTGGACGAAATTCAGAGACCATGGATGTGACAGCACAGCAGGCTATTGAAAGTGCCACAGGATCACGTGCACATAGACCAAGGAGACTAGCCAGATCATCAAAGATATGGATTATTGCTATCTGGGCAATATCCGTACTTGTTTTTTTGCTGGTAATCTCGATGTTTTTCTCGGATCGGAGGAGAAGTGTTTCAAGATCTAGGGCTTCCAGAAGCCAGAAGGCCCATATTTGA